A region from the Deinococcus ruber genome encodes:
- a CDS encoding polysaccharide biosynthesis tyrosine autokinase → MPLLLTPLVLGGATYLLFNRQAPVYQASTSLMSAPPDSGNSVLNGSSVIAAQLPQGAVDEVVHSSTAVNRTIQLINKSNLAQTVKLHIVRDLKNELADQKFKRLTVTSRLDQFQRGVYDIRASAESPQAAQLLATASTQALLEWDLRRAQEGVSRARQNIQDQLNNINARLAVATPGSTDQQSLVSARGQLILNLSQATVFEEGARGNLTLLADANTPRDPVAPKPRQNALLVALVTLFAGAGLTLLLDSLRRKVRSTGDVIGLDIPVLGELPRLPNSRRSQVVRAARNGKLYESTGFIRVNLGSNVPQSQAVVAVTSARPGEGKSSVVAATAISYALAGRRVLIIDLDLHRPTQQEFWQLGGRPWVSLPGATQAKQTSIALAFEHPEQASAIDVGEGIHILPAGESGRRAASLLTDAKFPVLLKQWATAYDIVLIDTPPVLAVSDALVVARHADGLLLVVASEETSVPEIQRVMRDVQTNNTKLIGVVLNKVRRNEAGYYYTYQYDGTK, encoded by the coding sequence TTGCCGCTGCTGCTGACGCCACTCGTTCTGGGTGGCGCGACGTACCTTCTGTTCAATCGGCAAGCGCCTGTCTACCAAGCCTCGACCAGCTTGATGTCTGCGCCCCCAGACAGCGGAAACAGCGTTCTGAATGGTTCGTCTGTGATCGCGGCTCAACTACCGCAAGGCGCTGTGGATGAAGTGGTTCACAGCAGCACGGCCGTGAACAGAACCATTCAGTTAATCAACAAGTCCAATCTGGCACAGACGGTGAAACTTCATATCGTCCGCGATCTGAAGAACGAGCTGGCTGACCAGAAGTTTAAACGTCTGACCGTCACATCTCGTCTCGATCAGTTTCAGCGCGGCGTCTATGATATCCGTGCCAGCGCCGAATCGCCGCAAGCTGCACAGTTACTGGCGACAGCTTCGACGCAAGCACTGCTCGAATGGGATCTACGGCGTGCTCAGGAGGGTGTGAGTCGAGCACGGCAAAATATTCAGGATCAGCTCAACAATATCAACGCCCGGTTGGCGGTGGCGACACCTGGAAGCACGGATCAGCAGAGCCTGGTTTCAGCCCGGGGACAACTGATTTTGAACCTTTCGCAGGCAACGGTGTTCGAAGAGGGCGCCCGTGGAAACCTGACGCTGCTCGCCGACGCCAACACGCCCAGAGATCCGGTAGCTCCGAAACCGCGTCAGAATGCCCTACTGGTGGCGTTGGTAACACTGTTTGCGGGCGCTGGCCTCACGCTGCTGCTGGATTCACTCCGCCGCAAGGTGCGCTCGACCGGCGACGTGATCGGGCTGGATATTCCGGTATTGGGCGAACTGCCGCGCCTTCCAAACAGTCGGCGCAGTCAGGTGGTCAGGGCTGCCCGCAACGGCAAACTGTACGAGTCGACCGGTTTCATTCGTGTCAACCTGGGCAGCAACGTGCCGCAGTCGCAGGCTGTCGTGGCTGTCACAAGTGCCCGGCCCGGCGAAGGAAAAAGTTCGGTGGTTGCAGCGACTGCCATTTCATATGCACTGGCAGGCCGCCGCGTCCTGATTATCGACCTTGACCTTCATCGCCCGACCCAGCAGGAATTCTGGCAACTCGGCGGTCGTCCGTGGGTGTCGTTGCCAGGAGCGACCCAGGCCAAGCAGACATCGATCGCCCTGGCCTTCGAACACCCAGAGCAGGCTAGCGCGATCGATGTTGGCGAGGGCATTCACATTCTTCCAGCAGGTGAAAGTGGGCGGCGAGCTGCCAGCCTGCTGACCGATGCGAAGTTCCCAGTACTTCTGAAGCAGTGGGCGACGGCCTATGACATCGTGCTGATTGACACTCCTCCTGTGTTGGCCGTTTCAGATGCACTTGTGGTTGCGCGCCACGCCGATGGACTCCTGTTGGTGGTTGCGAGCGAGGAAACGTCTGTTCCTGAGATCCAGCGAGTCATGCGTGATGTTCAGACCAACAACACGAAGTTAATTGGCGTTGTATTGAATAAAGTGCGCCGAAATGAAGCTGGCTACTATTACACCTATCAGTACGACGGCACTAAATAA
- a CDS encoding polysaccharide biosynthesis protein, with protein sequence MLLWGTASLLAYLFRSPKTFAETLPLSVWIYLLLSVTVMAVVSWRSQLAWQTWGRIGMLDLTALVRAAGTATLIIFALGFGLRGWLLLPRSVPLLAGMLGVLLMGGIRILTRQANERVRRSAAGTRQRVLIVGAGNAGSLIAREMQRHPEAGLYPIGFLDDDRNKLHKRVVGLPVFGKVNDLPTIAKRETADEILIAVPSAAGDFVRRVVNLASEVPIRHRIIPGVIEILSGNINIHQIRDVDVEDLLRRPAVQLNTGEIAGYLRGRVILVTGAGGSIGSEIVRQLAVYHPATILLLGRGENSIFGIQQELARTWPEIKQHGLIGDVRDAARLRTIFTTYRPEVVFHAAAHKHVPLMEDAPTEAILNNVIGTSNVVDLCLEFGVGRLVNISTDKAVNPTSVMGGSKRVAEMVVSAGAAKTRETQAFVSVRFGNVLGSRGSVVPTFMAQIRAGGPVTVTHPDMTRYFMTIPEAARLVLQAGGLAENGKVYLLNMGSPIKIADLAHDVIRLSGAQNVDVVYTGIRPGEKLYEELLTPGEGTRATTHSEIFSARLGGVDPAEMQVRLQQLRAYAVQNDVAAVRAELALLIPENKFGNAR encoded by the coding sequence ATGCTGCTTTGGGGAACAGCCAGCCTTCTGGCTTACCTTTTTCGCAGCCCCAAAACGTTTGCCGAAACGCTTCCGCTCAGTGTGTGGATCTATCTGCTGTTGAGCGTGACAGTAATGGCCGTAGTGAGCTGGCGCTCTCAACTCGCCTGGCAGACCTGGGGCCGCATCGGCATGCTCGATCTGACCGCGTTGGTTCGGGCAGCTGGGACCGCCACCCTGATCATCTTCGCCCTGGGTTTTGGACTACGCGGCTGGCTGCTATTACCCAGGAGCGTACCTCTGCTGGCGGGTATGCTCGGCGTGCTGCTGATGGGCGGCATACGGATTCTGACGCGGCAGGCGAACGAACGCGTGCGCCGTAGCGCAGCCGGAACCCGGCAGCGGGTCCTGATCGTCGGTGCAGGCAACGCCGGAAGTCTCATTGCACGCGAAATGCAGCGTCACCCAGAGGCCGGACTGTATCCAATCGGTTTTCTGGACGATGACCGCAACAAACTACATAAACGCGTGGTGGGTCTGCCGGTCTTTGGCAAAGTCAACGACCTCCCGACGATTGCAAAGCGCGAAACAGCAGACGAGATCCTTATTGCCGTACCCTCAGCAGCAGGCGACTTCGTGCGCCGGGTGGTCAATCTGGCAAGTGAAGTACCGATCCGTCACCGCATCATCCCCGGCGTCATCGAAATCCTCAGCGGGAACATCAATATTCACCAGATCCGTGACGTGGATGTCGAGGATCTGTTGCGGCGGCCCGCAGTTCAGCTGAATACTGGCGAGATCGCTGGCTATTTGAGGGGACGCGTCATTCTGGTGACAGGAGCTGGAGGCAGCATCGGTTCCGAAATTGTCCGTCAGCTTGCGGTGTATCATCCAGCCACGATTCTGCTGCTAGGGCGCGGCGAGAACAGCATCTTTGGCATTCAGCAGGAACTGGCGCGCACCTGGCCTGAGATCAAACAACATGGCCTGATCGGTGATGTGCGCGACGCGGCACGCCTGCGAACGATCTTCACGACCTACCGTCCCGAGGTGGTCTTTCATGCTGCCGCCCACAAACATGTACCCCTGATGGAGGACGCCCCCACCGAAGCGATTCTCAACAATGTCATCGGCACCAGCAATGTCGTGGATCTGTGCCTGGAATTCGGAGTGGGCAGGCTGGTGAACATCTCAACGGACAAGGCTGTTAATCCAACGAGTGTGATGGGCGGCTCGAAACGTGTGGCCGAGATGGTGGTGTCGGCAGGGGCAGCAAAAACCCGTGAAACTCAGGCGTTCGTATCAGTGCGCTTCGGAAATGTGCTGGGAAGCCGGGGCAGCGTGGTGCCGACCTTCATGGCGCAGATCCGGGCAGGTGGCCCCGTCACCGTGACGCATCCTGACATGACGCGCTACTTCATGACCATTCCGGAAGCGGCCCGGCTGGTGCTGCAGGCCGGTGGACTGGCTGAGAACGGCAAAGTGTACCTGCTGAACATGGGGTCGCCCATCAAGATCGCAGACCTGGCACACGACGTGATTCGGCTGAGTGGCGCACAGAATGTGGATGTGGTTTACACTGGCATTCGGCCCGGCGAGAAACTGTATGAAGAACTGCTCACCCCTGGGGAGGGAACCAGGGCGACCACGCATAGCGAGATTTTCAGTGCTCGGCTCGGAGGGGTCGATCCGGCCGAGATGCAGGTCAGGCTCCAGCAACTCAGAGCGTATGCCGTGCAGAATGATGTGGCGGCAGTCCGAGCTGAGCTGGCACTCCTCATTCCAGAGAACAAGTTTGGCAACGCTCGCTGA